TGAAATCCGCCTGACGTTCTTTGGCCAAAACTGTTCCTTTGTGGATAACCACCAGTGAATCAAGCAGGTTTTCCAGCTCCTGCACCACGTGCGAGGTCAGCAATACCGTGGTGCCGTAGCGGCGCACGTGATCCCGCAAAAAGTCGAGAAACAGCCGGCGGTAGCCCACATCAAGGCCTAGGGAATAATCGTCAAGGATCATCAGTTCGGCCCGTTGCGCCAAGATGAGGCCCAAGGTGACCTGCGAGCGCTGCCCGCAGGAAAGTCTGGTGATGCGCCGGGTGAAAGGTATGTCCATGCGGCCCACCACATCATAATAGATGCCCCTGTCCCACTGTGGATAAAAGCTGGAATAGAAGCGTTCAATCTCGCCGATGGTCATGAAATTGTACTGGATGAAGCCCTCGTGCAGCAGACCGATACGTGCGCGCACCTGCGGCGGTATGGCGTGGCTTGGATGCCCCATGACCATGCACCGGCCCGAATCCGGCTGCATGAAGCCCATCAGGATGTTGATGCTGGTGCTTTTCCCCGCGCCGTTTTTACCCAGCAAGCCCACAATCTCGCCTCGCGACACGCTGAAATCAACACCGTGCAGCACCTCTGTGCCGTGGTAGCTGTGGCGAAGAGCCTTGCATGAAATAAGCTCTTCCATCACTTGCCCTCCTTGGCTGTATTGGCCTTGCTGGGGCTGGGCCTGGCGATATTGCCCTGGTCGGCACTGGGCTGGGAATGCGCCGCAACTGTCCATATGGCGGAGGGAGCTGCCAGAAGGTCTTTCAGAGCTTCCGCTACAGCTTCTTTTGTGCAGTTTTGCAGGTTGCTCTCTGTTGTTTTGCTCCATTCAAGATAGGGGTAGCCTGTAGCCAGTTCTGTCAGCAGCATGCGCTGCCAGTACTGGGTGTTGCTGCGGCTGGTCTGAACCTGGGTGAGCATGGGCAGGCGCAGTCGGTCCAGCTCCTGCTGGCTCACCTTCCAGGGGGCGAGAGTCCCCAGATATTCCGTAACCTGACCCATCTGCTCCCTTTTGGTGTGCACATCGACCTGGAGCAGGGAATACCCGTCTTCATTGGACATGGTGCGATAAAATGCGCTGGGGCTGTAGCTTGCGCCCATGCGCTCCCGCAGATCGCGGCGCAGTTTGTCGCGCAGCAGCGCTGCCGCAAGCTGCCGGGCAGCCAGAACCTCCCTGTTGCCCTGCGGCGCGAAGTCAAGACGCCATGCCTTGCGGATAACGGCCTGATCTACAGAATCCGGAACCAGAATGCTTGCGGATTTGCCAGCAGGAAATTCCAGCGGGGCTGTTTTTTCTTCCGCAGCCGCAGTCTGGGTTGTGATGTGACCGAAGTAGCGTTTTGCCAGTGAAATTGCCGCATTGGGGTCAATATCTCCGCTGATGATCACACGCACAGGCTCTTTTTTACGGCTGGCGGCGATAAAGCTGCGCACATCGTCAATGCCAAGGCTGGCTGCCTCCTCGGGCCTGAGGGGCTGATATCTGCGGGCATTGCTGTAAAAAAATGTCTGCCCGGCTATTTTTGAAACTTCTTCAACTGTTTCAGTCTGTTTGCGGTTCTGAGCCTCAAGTTTGCGCAGGGCGCGCTGGAGGTCGGCACCCTCTGGCTGCGGGTCGCTGAATTGCGTCCACACCGCCTGCACCAGTAGCTCAAGCTGGCGGGAGTCGCCTTCAACACTGATGATGGCATTGTTGGGGCCGTGCACCTCGCCGACCCTGCCGCCCATGCGCTCCGACAGTTTTTGCGTTTCAAGGCGCGAGAGCGCGCCGAGGCCGCTTTCTGCCAGGGTTGCGCTGGCTGTTTGGGCAAGGGCTATGACGTTGTCGGGCAAGTTGGCGTATCCCTTGCCGAAGAGAAGCTGCACCGAGGCCTTGTTGGGCTCAAAATTAAGCGGAAGCACGTAGCATTCAACGGCATCGCTCAGACGGGTCTGGAGGAGGGTTACGGCTGGGCTGCCTGGCTGGGAGAGATCGCGGCTGGCTATGGGCGCATCTGTGGGGGCCGCAGTTGCCGATGCTGCCGGCGGAAGTTCAAGGTAGGGGAAGGCAATGGATTTTGTCTGCACCCTGGGCGCTGGCTGCGCAGCAAGGCCCTCTTGCCATGCGGCGAGGATGGCGGCTGCATCGGGCGGCGTGGCGCTGCCCACAGCAAGGAAAACATCGTCCATTGCCAGCATGGAGCGAAGCGCTGCATTGACCGCATCTTCGGTGATGGCGGGCCGCAACTGCTGGAAGAGGTCCAGATCAAAGGCGGGGGCGGTTTGAACGTAGTCCGCATTGGCGGTGCGTACAAACTGGTCTGCCACATCGGCATTGCTCATGCCAGCGCGCTGCTCCTTGAAGCGGGAAATTCTTTTTTCTGCAAAATCAAGCGCCTGTGCTATCTCCTGCCGGGTGAAGCCGTGCGTTACCGCCGCCCTTATTTCTTGCGCCAGGGCAGGCAGCGCCTGTTGCCAGCCGCCGGAGTGCGTTGTCAGGCCGATAGCGGCAGAAGGGGTAAGGCCCTGCCGCCAGTTACTGGCAAAGCGGGCGTTGTTCCAGAGATTGTCGTGCTGGTCGCGCTCCAGCAGGCGTCGTTGCATACAGTAACCGAGTACTGAATCCACAAGCTGGTTTTGCTGATTCAGACGCGTGTCGCGCTGGTGCATGCGCGGAAAGCGCATGATCACGGAAATTTCCTCGCCGCTGATGGCGCGTTGCTCCCCTTGCGCATGGATGCCGCCAAGCCTCGCCTCGCCCCATGACGAGGGGAAGGGCACCGGGCCGGGGTTCGTCATGTCTGCAAAGCTGTTTTTCACAAGCGGGCTGATCTGATCGGCAGTGACGGAGCCTGCGATAACCAGAATCATGCGTTCCGGATGGTACCATTTGCGGTAAAAGGCCTTCAGGCGCTCGGAGGTAGCCCCACGGATGCAATCCTCCGTACCGATGGGCTGGTTCACAAAGGCTGTGCCTTCATAGAGCAGGGCCGTACGCTGGCGTTTGCTTGCCATGGCTTCGCTGTCGCGCACATTTTTTTCTGCCAGAATAACGCCCAGCTCCTTGGCAACCTCTTCTGGGGCAAACTGGATGCCATCCGCAAAGTCGCGCAGGATTTTCATCCCCATGGCAAGAGTGCTGGTGTCGCAGGATGTCAGGTTGAGC
Above is a window of Desulfovibrio desulfuricans DSM 642 DNA encoding:
- a CDS encoding M16 family metallopeptidase, with translation MPLFLTESILALCIVLTFLTSTSFAKNIFANSPSEAFWYDGKWAHEHSDLPPDPAITFGRLPNGFRYAIIPNAKPAGRVSMYLDVQAGSLMETPSELGYAHYIEHMAFNGTRNFAPGSLIPFFQRHGMSFGGDTNAHTAWAETIFKLNLTSCDTSTLAMGMKILRDFADGIQFAPEEVAKELGVILAEKNVRDSEAMASKRQRTALLYEGTAFVNQPIGTEDCIRGATSERLKAFYRKWYHPERMILVIAGSVTADQISPLVKNSFADMTNPGPVPFPSSWGEARLGGIHAQGEQRAISGEEISVIMRFPRMHQRDTRLNQQNQLVDSVLGYCMQRRLLERDQHDNLWNNARFASNWRQGLTPSAAIGLTTHSGGWQQALPALAQEIRAAVTHGFTRQEIAQALDFAEKRISRFKEQRAGMSNADVADQFVRTANADYVQTAPAFDLDLFQQLRPAITEDAVNAALRSMLAMDDVFLAVGSATPPDAAAILAAWQEGLAAQPAPRVQTKSIAFPYLELPPAASATAAPTDAPIASRDLSQPGSPAVTLLQTRLSDAVECYVLPLNFEPNKASVQLLFGKGYANLPDNVIALAQTASATLAESGLGALSRLETQKLSERMGGRVGEVHGPNNAIISVEGDSRQLELLVQAVWTQFSDPQPEGADLQRALRKLEAQNRKQTETVEEVSKIAGQTFFYSNARRYQPLRPEEAASLGIDDVRSFIAASRKKEPVRVIISGDIDPNAAISLAKRYFGHITTQTAAAEEKTAPLEFPAGKSASILVPDSVDQAVIRKAWRLDFAPQGNREVLAARQLAAALLRDKLRRDLRERMGASYSPSAFYRTMSNEDGYSLLQVDVHTKREQMGQVTEYLGTLAPWKVSQQELDRLRLPMLTQVQTSRSNTQYWQRMLLTELATGYPYLEWSKTTESNLQNCTKEAVAEALKDLLAAPSAIWTVAAHSQPSADQGNIARPSPSKANTAKEGK
- a CDS encoding ABC transporter ATP-binding protein codes for the protein MEELISCKALRHSYHGTEVLHGVDFSVSRGEIVGLLGKNGAGKSTSINILMGFMQPDSGRCMVMGHPSHAIPPQVRARIGLLHEGFIQYNFMTIGEIERFYSSFYPQWDRGIYYDVVGRMDIPFTRRITRLSCGQRSQVTLGLILAQRAELMILDDYSLGLDVGYRRLFLDFLRDHVRRYGTTVLLTSHVVQELENLLDSLVVIHKGTVLAKERQADFMRSFLRYDLPLCTAADELRNNDGPLLRVERGADRMMLFSRAQPDEMRAFLEARGVACPDGAPQPVPMTFEDAFVGLTGRY